The following DNA comes from Ailuropoda melanoleuca isolate Jingjing chromosome 19, ASM200744v2, whole genome shotgun sequence.
ACCAGAACCCCCAGCGTGAGACCCTCGGGCCCGCTCTGAAGGCGCAGGGGCGGGTGTGTCCCGCGCGCTGTCCGTGGGTCAGTCAGCTAGCCTGCCCGCTAGCCTGCCCGCAGCCGAACCCCTACGGACTGGAAAGTCCCATTCCCGTCGCCAAGCCTAAGGGCCCCACTCACCTCCGCCGGGAGAGTCCCCCTCACCTCCACCTCAACGACCAGCCAGCCCGCGGCGGCGCCTCCTACCTGACTGAAGCTCTCCGAACCCGCAGACGTGGCTCTCCGTGACTTCCGGCCCATCGCCACGCCCCCCAGCCAATCACGGCGGGGGAGGATCCGCTGGCCCCGCCTCGCCCCGTTGCGGATCATGCGCAGCTCTCGCCTGCGGAACTGCGGATCCAGGTTCTGAGAGGGGTTGGGGCTGTTTCCATTGAATGACCGGGAAGGGTGAGGCCCCCGCGGTGGCCCGGGGGTTGGGGCCGAGGGTCGTGGGCCATCAGAGCACTGCGACCGACAAAAACGCAGTCCCGCCTCCGAATTTGGGCCTCAGAGGGTGGCAGTCTTGCTTTCCTGGGAAGCCAGGGTTCCTAGTGGTCTCAGATGGGGGGTACCAACCCCGATTTGGAGCCTCTTGACAAGGTGGTCTCGGCCATTTCCCCTTTACCCGCATCCCCTTCTAGATCTTCGAGGTTAATCTCCCCAAACTTTGACTCCGGGAGCCTTCTCGAGCCGCTGCCCCCATCCCATCTCCCCGCACCAGCTCTCACTAAacatcattttattaatgtaCCCGTAGCCTAGGCCCCTCGGGACACCAGGTAGACGCAAATCGTCCGGAGCTATTAGGATGCCATCCCGGGGTGATGTGGCTTCGCGGAGAGCCGTAAAGGccagcttgggaggggtccttggCGCTGGGGCCGAGGCGCCTTAACTGGCGTTGGGGGCGGCGGGGCCCTCAAGACGAAGGGACGCGACCACAGCCTCGACAGACTGCGGGCCTCACTCGCCGCAGAGCGCAGCTCCGCCCAAGCCTGACCCCCTAGTAGGATTCACGAGCGGGGctccttgcctttttcagaattCAGGCTTGCAAAGCATCTGCAGAGGTGTTTGGCAACCACCTGCAACGGAATAATTTCGAACACCTGTTGAAAGCCCAGATTCCCGGATTTAAATCggaagcggggggtgggggtggggaggtaacGGActgagaatctgaattttaacgAGTTGTCTTGAGGGATGTTGTGCATActagatttggggggggggataaagCGAAGAAAGAGTTAAGTGTCCCGGTTTGTGGTTTGTGCCACTAGCTGTCGGTGCACAGCGTTCTTGCAAAACTGCTTCCACAGAAAAGGGACCTTCGGGAAATTTCTCTGGACACCGCTGAAAATTAACAAACCTAGTGCCCCTGGGCCTTTCCAGTTTTCCTGCAGGTGGATTTCGAGGCAACATGTCTGCTTCAATGAAAGAATGCCTGCAGCTTCAGCTGCTGGAGATGGAAATGCTGTTTTCTATGTTTCCTAACCAAGGAGAAGTAAAACTTGAAGATGTAAATGTCCTGACACATATAAAGCGGTATTTGGAAGGCACAAGGGAGGCGCTGCCGCCAAAAATCGAATTTGTGATTACCCTACAGATTGAGGAGCCCAAGGTAAGTACCTTGAGTTGTTTTCATTGTTGCCGGGTGCCCGGTTTTTAGTGGAAATACTTGGAACGTGAGATTTCTGTCCAGGAAGCAAATAGAGAATATTCCAGATTCGTATATCCTTTACTTGTTTGAAagtgaaatatgtaaaatgtggGATGCCCTGTAAGTTGTCTTCAATAAATATCTTGAATATTACATAAAAATGCacatctttttaacaaatatgtgtagtgtttttatttaaaacatcttGCATTCTCATACGACATTATTCTGTTCACTcgaccagttttttttttaccattccaACTATTGTATGTACTGTCTTGTACATGTATCATGATTTTCATAAAGCTAAATATTGCCTTTAGCAAAACTGACTTGTAAGGAGTGGATGAACACTTCTTTGGTGGCACCATGACACAAAGCAAATACAGACAGGAAATCTAAATACTAAAAATGAATTTAACCTTCATCTTCTGAGCCATTGTCTCCAGCAACATGAGCATAGCATGGGTAACAAGTGGCCTAGGCTTTTGAGAACCCCACCTCTAGTGATTTCCTGCTCAATCTTCAGCTGTCATTCCCTCAAAGAAGATCTCCTGGTTCCCAGACTAACTTCTCACTGGTTACACATTTCAGTGGATCCCTGTGCTTCTCACCATTGAAATTAAGTACTTGCGATGTGTAATTATTAGTTTAACGTCTGTCTCCTTCACTAGGCTGTAGTCCTTCACGAAGAGCAGAAATTATGTCTAGCTTCTTGACTTCTTTATCCTAGCATGGGGTCCCTGACACATGGtgggtgttcagtaaatactggAATGCATGAATGCATAAAGGGAAGGAATAGTGTAAGTGACGTTCTCGTACAGTCTCTGGCCCATAGCTGACACTTAATAGTAGACTGATAGACTAGCTTAGATGGTTGTTTGGTACTTAAAtctatttgattttcattttaaggtGAAAATTGATTTGCAAGTAACCATGCCTCCCAGCTACCCCTATGCAGCATTGCAGCTGTTCGGACGGTCCTCGGAGCTTGACAGACAACAGCAACTACTACTCAACAAGGGTCTCACTTCTTATATAGGGACTTTAGATCCAGGTGAGCTCTGCGTCTGTGCGGCAATCCAGTGGTTGCAGGACAACAGTGCCTCCTATTTCCTGAACAGAAAGCTTGTTTACGAACCAGCTACCCAAGCAAAGCCCGTCAAGAACACATTCCTCCGAATGTGGATCTACAGTCACCACATCTATCAGCAGGACCTGAGAAAAAAGATTTTGGATGTTGGGAAAAGGTTAGATGTGACTGGATTTTGCATGACAGGAAAGCCGGGTATAATCTGTGTGGAGGGCTTCAAAGAGCACTGTGAGGAATTCTGGCACACAATTAGGTATCCCAACTGGAAACACATTTCCTGTAAGCATGCTGAAAGTGTCGAAACCGAAGGAAATGGAGAGGATCTGCGCCTTTTCCATTCTTTCGAAGAATTACTCCTTGAGGCCCATGGTGACTATGGATTAAGGAATGACTATCACATGAATCTGGGCCAATTCTTAGAATttctaaaaaaacacaaaagtgagCATGTGTTCCAGATATTATTTGGTATTGAAAGCAAGAGTTCAGACTCCTAGGAAACTATTAAGAGGCCTATGCTGATAATCTCAGTAAGGCAGTACTTCTGTTAATAAGACCAAAATAAAAGGGCCAGTGGCTGTTTAGCATCCTCTGTGAGACTCCTAGCCCCAGAATTTTTACC
Coding sequences within:
- the RWDD2A gene encoding RWD domain-containing protein 2A isoform X1; amino-acid sequence: MRSSRLRNCGSSFPAGGFRGNMSASMKECLQLQLLEMEMLFSMFPNQGEVKLEDVNVLTHIKRYLEGTREALPPKIEFVITLQIEEPKVKIDLQVTMPPSYPYAALQLFGRSSELDRQQQLLLNKGLTSYIGTLDPGELCVCAAIQWLQDNSASYFLNRKLVYEPATQAKPVKNTFLRMWIYSHHIYQQDLRKKILDVGKRLDVTGFCMTGKPGIICVEGFKEHCEEFWHTIRYPNWKHISCKHAESVETEGNGEDLRLFHSFEELLLEAHGDYGLRNDYHMNLGQFLEFLKKHKSEHVFQILFGIESKSSDS
- the RWDD2A gene encoding RWD domain-containing protein 2A isoform X2; the encoded protein is MSASMKECLQLQLLEMEMLFSMFPNQGEVKLEDVNVLTHIKRYLEGTREALPPKIEFVITLQIEEPKVKIDLQVTMPPSYPYAALQLFGRSSELDRQQQLLLNKGLTSYIGTLDPGELCVCAAIQWLQDNSASYFLNRKLVYEPATQAKPVKNTFLRMWIYSHHIYQQDLRKKILDVGKRLDVTGFCMTGKPGIICVEGFKEHCEEFWHTIRYPNWKHISCKHAESVETEGNGEDLRLFHSFEELLLEAHGDYGLRNDYHMNLGQFLEFLKKHKSEHVFQILFGIESKSSDS